In Astyanax mexicanus isolate ESR-SI-001 chromosome 5, AstMex3_surface, whole genome shotgun sequence, a single window of DNA contains:
- the si:dkey-45d16.4 gene encoding uncharacterized protein si:dkey-45d16.4 isoform X1: protein MERVAEMPSGDGFSMAGPSTAPRKRQVRFSARHDILLLREVIAQNPFTSKESGRIWARVGEIITAALQDENFEVDGRRCRERTMLLLDYYKKQDFPSLRRFGTERLYAQKEDLLHEVLELEAEKNLIASGEGKYQDDELKKRALEELALPEQDKPTMISTAPATGEEPSNMSGALEPDDQEDLAELAAPTAKRPCQCCCQTYSEILSFLEKRSEAEQRLREEEMALRREELEIQRSKIALERERLGAERKERERRFELESQERQVILDLLKEKVLKSEKNSES from the exons ggtTTAGCATGGCCGGACCCTCCACTGCTCCCCGGAAGCGGCAGGTGCGTTTTTCTGCTCGTCATGATATCCTGCTGCTCAGGGAGGTCATTGCTCAGAACCCCTTCACCTCTAAAGAATCGGGGCGTATCTGGGCTCGGGTCGGGGAGATCATCACTGCTGCTCTGCAGGACGAGAACTTTGAGGTGGACGGCCGCAGGTGCAGGGAGAGGACTATGCTGCTTCTGGACTATTATAAAAAACAGGACTTTCCCAGTCTGCGCAG ATTCGGCACCGAGAGGCTCTACGCTCAGAAGGAGGACCTGCTCCATGAAGTTCTGGAGCTAGAGGCTGAGAAGAACCTGATAGCCAGCGGGGAAGGAAAATACCAGGATGACGAGCTGAAGAAGCGAGCGCTGGAAGAGTTAGCTCTGCCTGAGCAGGACAAACCCACCATGATCTCGACAGCACCAGCAACTGGTGAGGAGCCATCAAACA TGTCTGGAGCACTGGAGCCAGACGATCAGGAGGACCTGGCCGAGCTGGCGGCACCCACAGCTAAGCGTCCATGCCAGTGCTGCTGCCAGACTTACTCAGAGATCCTGAGTTTCCTGGAGAAgcgctccgaggctgagcagcgcCTCCGTGAGGAGGAGATGGCGCTGCGCAGGGAGGAGCTGGAGATCCAGAGGAGTAAAATAGCTCTGGAGAGGGAACGACTCGGAGCTGAGAGGAAGGAGCGGGAACGGCGGTTTGAGCTGGAGAGCCAGGAAAGACAGGTCATCCTCGATCTGCTGAAAGAGAAGGTGCTGAAGAGCGAGAAGAACTCAGAAAGCTGA
- the si:dkey-45d16.4 gene encoding uncharacterized protein si:dkey-45d16.4 isoform X2, whose product MERVAEMPSGDGFSMAGPSTAPRKRQVRFSARHDILLLREVIAQNPFTSKESGRIWARVGEIITAALQDENFEVDGRRCRERTMLLLDYYKKQDFPSLRRFGTERLYAQKEDLLHEVLELEAEKNLIASGEGKYQDDELKKRALEELALPEQDKPTMISTAPATVSGALEPDDQEDLAELAAPTAKRPCQCCCQTYSEILSFLEKRSEAEQRLREEEMALRREELEIQRSKIALERERLGAERKERERRFELESQERQVILDLLKEKVLKSEKNSES is encoded by the exons ggtTTAGCATGGCCGGACCCTCCACTGCTCCCCGGAAGCGGCAGGTGCGTTTTTCTGCTCGTCATGATATCCTGCTGCTCAGGGAGGTCATTGCTCAGAACCCCTTCACCTCTAAAGAATCGGGGCGTATCTGGGCTCGGGTCGGGGAGATCATCACTGCTGCTCTGCAGGACGAGAACTTTGAGGTGGACGGCCGCAGGTGCAGGGAGAGGACTATGCTGCTTCTGGACTATTATAAAAAACAGGACTTTCCCAGTCTGCGCAG ATTCGGCACCGAGAGGCTCTACGCTCAGAAGGAGGACCTGCTCCATGAAGTTCTGGAGCTAGAGGCTGAGAAGAACCTGATAGCCAGCGGGGAAGGAAAATACCAGGATGACGAGCTGAAGAAGCGAGCGCTGGAAGAGTTAGCTCTGCCTGAGCAGGACAAACCCACCATGATCTCGACAGCACCAGCAACTG TGTCTGGAGCACTGGAGCCAGACGATCAGGAGGACCTGGCCGAGCTGGCGGCACCCACAGCTAAGCGTCCATGCCAGTGCTGCTGCCAGACTTACTCAGAGATCCTGAGTTTCCTGGAGAAgcgctccgaggctgagcagcgcCTCCGTGAGGAGGAGATGGCGCTGCGCAGGGAGGAGCTGGAGATCCAGAGGAGTAAAATAGCTCTGGAGAGGGAACGACTCGGAGCTGAGAGGAAGGAGCGGGAACGGCGGTTTGAGCTGGAGAGCCAGGAAAGACAGGTCATCCTCGATCTGCTGAAAGAGAAGGTGCTGAAGAGCGAGAAGAACTCAGAAAGCTGA
- the si:dkey-45d16.4 gene encoding scaffold attachment factor B1 isoform X3, with product MAGPSTAPRKRQVRFSARHDILLLREVIAQNPFTSKESGRIWARVGEIITAALQDENFEVDGRRCRERTMLLLDYYKKQDFPSLRRFGTERLYAQKEDLLHEVLELEAEKNLIASGEGKYQDDELKKRALEELALPEQDKPTMISTAPATGEEPSNMSGALEPDDQEDLAELAAPTAKRPCQCCCQTYSEILSFLEKRSEAEQRLREEEMALRREELEIQRSKIALERERLGAERKERERRFELESQERQVILDLLKEKVLKSEKNSES from the exons ATGGCCGGACCCTCCACTGCTCCCCGGAAGCGGCAGGTGCGTTTTTCTGCTCGTCATGATATCCTGCTGCTCAGGGAGGTCATTGCTCAGAACCCCTTCACCTCTAAAGAATCGGGGCGTATCTGGGCTCGGGTCGGGGAGATCATCACTGCTGCTCTGCAGGACGAGAACTTTGAGGTGGACGGCCGCAGGTGCAGGGAGAGGACTATGCTGCTTCTGGACTATTATAAAAAACAGGACTTTCCCAGTCTGCGCAG ATTCGGCACCGAGAGGCTCTACGCTCAGAAGGAGGACCTGCTCCATGAAGTTCTGGAGCTAGAGGCTGAGAAGAACCTGATAGCCAGCGGGGAAGGAAAATACCAGGATGACGAGCTGAAGAAGCGAGCGCTGGAAGAGTTAGCTCTGCCTGAGCAGGACAAACCCACCATGATCTCGACAGCACCAGCAACTGGTGAGGAGCCATCAAACA TGTCTGGAGCACTGGAGCCAGACGATCAGGAGGACCTGGCCGAGCTGGCGGCACCCACAGCTAAGCGTCCATGCCAGTGCTGCTGCCAGACTTACTCAGAGATCCTGAGTTTCCTGGAGAAgcgctccgaggctgagcagcgcCTCCGTGAGGAGGAGATGGCGCTGCGCAGGGAGGAGCTGGAGATCCAGAGGAGTAAAATAGCTCTGGAGAGGGAACGACTCGGAGCTGAGAGGAAGGAGCGGGAACGGCGGTTTGAGCTGGAGAGCCAGGAAAGACAGGTCATCCTCGATCTGCTGAAAGAGAAGGTGCTGAAGAGCGAGAAGAACTCAGAAAGCTGA